The following proteins are encoded in a genomic region of Triticum dicoccoides isolate Atlit2015 ecotype Zavitan chromosome 1B, WEW_v2.0, whole genome shotgun sequence:
- the LOC119309779 gene encoding 28 kDa heat- and acid-stable phosphoprotein-like translates to MAKGKFKGKPTGQRTFSSKEELEAGTSADRPKTFSKKKQEVSNRREESIEEESDEEVEKTKHKGTAGLIEIDNPNLAKPKSIKAKDVDVDRTTDLSRREREELEKQRARAHYMRLQEEGKTEQARKDLDRLTLIRRQREEAAKKREEEKAAKEERKAEARK, encoded by the exons aTGGCCAAGGGCAAGTTCAAGGGCAAGCCCACCGGGCAGCGCACCTTCTCCTCCAAGGAGGAGCTCG AGGCTGGTACTTCAGCAGATCGTCCAAAGACCTTTTCTAAGAAG AAGCAAGAGGTATCTAACAGAAGGGAAGAGTCAATTGAGGAGGAAAGTGATGAAGAGGTTGAGAAGACC AAACACAAAGGAACTGCAGGTCTCATCGAGATTGACAATCCAAACCTGGCGAAACCAAAGAGTATTAAAGCCAAGGATGTTGAT GTTGATAGGACAACTGATCTCTCCAGGCGTGAAAG GGAGGAGCTTGAGAAGCAGAGAGCTCGAGCTCACTATATGAGACTTCAGGAGGAAGGAAAGACAGAACAGGCTAGGAAAGACCTAG ATCGCCTTACCTTGATCCGGCGGCAGAGGGAGGAAGCTGCAAAGAAGCGCGAAGAGGAAAAAGCTG CGAAAGAGGAGAGGAAGGCTGAAGCACGCAAGTGA